A genomic stretch from Pomacea canaliculata isolate SZHN2017 linkage group LG2, ASM307304v1, whole genome shotgun sequence includes:
- the LOC112557643 gene encoding peroxisomal trans-2-enoyl-CoA reductase-like — translation MAGSAISSIFRRGLFNNKVAIVTGGGTGIGKTITKELLFLGCKVVIASRRVENLQSATEELKRIIDPSSTADVSFVQCNIRKEEEVKHLISTTLEQYGKLDFLVNNGGGQFYSPAEKITLKGWNAVIETNLTGTFLMCREAYIQWMENHGGVIVTIITDMWKGWPSMSHSGAARAGVDNLTKSLAIEWAHTGVRVNCVAPGSSIYSDTAAANYGSRDFFGKNLHIVPAKRFGTTEEVSAAVCFLLSPAAAFITGETIKVDAGASLYGTSWEIPEHSKSKPYTWKDDLQEESKPSTTECAKSKL, via the exons ATGGCGGGGTCTGCGATTTCAAGTATTTTTCGCCGCGGTCTCTTTAACAACAAAGTCGCCATAGTAACTGGCGGTGGAACAGGCATTggcaaaacaataacaaaagagCTGCTTTTCCTAG GATGCAAAGTTGTGATAGCTTCTAGACGTGTGGAAAATCTGCAATCAGCTACCGAGGAGCTAAAACGTATTATTGACCCCTCATCCACAGCTGATGTCAGCTTTGTTCAGTGTAATATTCGAAAGGAAGAGGAG GTAAAACATCTGATAAGTACAACACTGGAGCAATATGGAAAGCTAGATTTCCTTGTGAATAATGGTGGGGGCCAGTTTTACTCTCCAGCAGAGAAGATAACTCTTAAAGGATGGAATGCAGTGATAGAAACAAACTTGACTGGAACGTTTCTCATGTGCAGAGAAG CCTATATACAATGGATGGAAAATCATGGTGGTGTTATTGTCACCATTATTACCGACATGTGGAAGGGATGGCCCTCTATGAG TCATTCAGGAGCAGCCAGAGCTGGGGTAGACAACCTTACCAAGTCCTTGGCAATAGAATGGGCTCACACTGGCGTGCGTGTCAACTGTGTTGCACCG GGTAGTTCAATTTACTCAGACACAGCAGCAGCTAACTATGGATCCAGAGATTTTTTCGGTAAAAATCTTCACATTGTTCCAGCAAAACGATTTGGGACAACTGAAGAG gtgTCTGCcgcagtttgttttcttctatcaCCTGCAGCAGCATTTATAACTGGAGAGACGATAAAAGTTGATGCAGGAGCCAGCTTGTATGGGACTTCTTGGGAGATACCAG AGCACAGCAAGAGCAAACCATACACATGGAAGGATGACCTACAAGAAGAATCAAAACCAAGCACAACTGAATGTGCTAAGTCTAAGCTTTGA